In Streptomyces sclerotialus, the DNA window GGTCCGGCACCTTCTGCGCGCTGGTCGCCTCGCGGCTGGTCCAGGGCTCGGCCGTGGCCAGGCCCGGCAGGTCGGGGAGCGCCGCGCTGCTGCCCGTGCAGACCGCGACGGCGTGCCGGGCGGTGAGCTCCACGCCGCCGTCGACGATCACCCGTTTGGGTCCGGCCAGCCGGCCCTTGCCACGTACGAGGTCGATGCCGGCCGAGTCCAGCCACTCGACCTGGCCGTCGTCCTTCCAGTGCGAGGTGAAGGCGTCCCGGTGGGCGAAGACGGCGCGGGCGTCGAGCGGCCCGCCCGCGGCCTCGGGAAGTCCCGGGACGCGGCGGGCGTCGGCGCGCGCGGTGACCGGACGCAGCAGTGCCTTGGACGGCATGCACGCCCAGTACGAGCACTCGCCGCCGACCAGCTCGCTCTCGACGATGACGGCGCTCAGGCCGAGTGCGTGCGCACGGTCGGCGACGTTCTCACCGACCGGGCCCGCGCCCAGCACCACGACGTCGTACTCCCTGCTCTTCCCTGCGGGTTCTGCGGTCTGTGCCATCAGCGCTCTCGCTCCCTGCGTCCGGCTGTTCCCGGCGGTGGACGGTCGTCGTGCCCATCCTCCGCCCGCGGGCACGCCCCGGCCACAGGGCCGGGGAGCGGGTCAGCGTATTCGCGCCTCGACGGCCTCCTTGGCCTCGGCGAGACCGGCGCCCGTCAGCTGCCGGTACCGCTTGATCGCCTCGATCTTGCGGTCCCGGCGGAGGAGGTCGTCGACCTCGGCCAGCTCGGGGCGGTCGTCGGCGATGCCGTGGTGCGCCAGGAGGAGGTCCAGGCGGCGCTCCGTCTCGCGCAGCCGGCGCTCCAGCCGCCTTGTGCGGGTGTCGGAGAGGGAGTTGAGCAGCAGCACGATCGCGAGGATCAGCGCCACCCAGGTCAGTGCGTCGTCCATGGCATGACTGTACGGCGCGCCACTGACAACGCCCGCTCCCCGGCGGCCGGGGCCTCAGCGGAACTCGCCGGAATTCAGAAGACCTTGCCGGGGTTCAGCAGGCCGTGCGGGTCGAAGACCTGCTTGATGCCGCGGTGCAATTCCAGGGAAACCGGCCCCAGTTCGCGGGCCAGCCACTCCTTCTTGAGTATGCCGACGCCGTGTTCGCCGGTGATCGTGCCGCCCAGCTCCAGGCCGAGCCCCATGATCTCGTCGAAGGACTCGCGGGCCCGCCGGGACTCGTCGGGGTCGGCGGCGTCGAAGCAGACGGTGGGGTGGGTGTTGCCGTCGCCCGCGTGCGCGCAGACGCCGATGGTGAGGTCGTACTTCTCGGCGATGGCGGCGCAGCCGTTGAGCAGGTCGGCGAGCTTGGAGCGGGGTACGCAGACGTCGTCGATCATGGTGGCCGTCTTCACCGCTTCGAGGGCGGTGAGGGTGAGCCGGCGGGCCTGGAGCAGCATGTCGGACTCGGCCGCGGTCTCGGCGGGGACGACCTGGGTGGCGCCCGCCGCCTCGCAGAGCGCGCCGACGGCGGCCAGGTCGGCGGTCGGGTCCGGGGTGTCGAAGGCGGCGAGGAGGAGCGCCTCGGTGGAGTCCGGGAGCCCCATCTTGGCCATCGCGTTGACCGCGCGGATGCTCGTACGGTCCATCAGCTCCAGCAGCGAGGGGGCGTGGCCGCGGGCCATGATCTCGCAGACGGCGGCGCAGGCGGCGTCCGTGGAGGGGAACTCCGCCGCCAGCGCGAGCTGTTGCGGCGGCTCGGGCTTGAGCGCGAGCACGGCGCGCACGACGACGCCGAGGCTGCCCTCGGAGCCGACGAAGAGCCGGGTGAGGTCGTAGCCGGCCACGCCCTTGGCGGTGCGGCGGCCGGTCTGCAGCAGCCGGCCGTCGGCGAGCACGACGTCCAGGCCGAGCACGTACTCGGCGGTGACGCCGTACTTCACGCAGCACAGGCCGCCGGACGCGGTGCCGATGTTGCCGCCGATGGAGCACATCTCCCAGCTGGAGGGGTCCGGCGGGTAGTACAGGCCGTGCTCGCTCACGGCCCGGGAGAGGGTGGCGTTGATGACGCCGGGCTCGACGACCGCGATCCGGTCGACGGGGTTGATCTCCAGGATGCGGTCCATCTTGGTGAGCGAGAGCACGATGCAGCCGTCGGAGGCGTTGGCCGCGCCGGACAGGCCGGTGCGGGAGCCCTGGGGGACGACGGGTACGCGCAGCGCGGTGGCGGTGCGCATGACGTGCTGGACCTGCTCGACGGTGCGCGGCAGGACGACGACGGCGGGGGTGCCGGCTTCGCAGAAGCTGGCCATGTCGTTGGCGTAGGAGCCGGTGACGTCGGGGTCGGTGAGGACCGCCTCTTGGGGGAGTCCGGCGCGCAGCTGTGCGATGAGGTCCATGGCGTCAGCCTTGCATCTATGTTGCATACACGGAAGATCGTGGAAGTGACTTTCCGCCGTGCGTTGCGTTCCGCCGGGCCCGGGCGGAACACCCGGACCCGGCCGCGCGGTCACAGATTCCCGCGCTTGGCCTGCTCGCGCTCGATCGCCTCGAAGAGGGCCTTGAAGTTGCCCTTGCCGAAGCCCATCGAGCCGTGCCGCTCGATCATCTCGAAGAAGACGGTCGGGCGGTCCTGGACCGGCTTGGTGAAGATCTGCAGCAGGTAGCCGTCCTCGTCCCGGTCGACGAGGATCTTCAGCTCGCGCAGCGTCTCGACGGGGACCCGGGTCTCGCCCGCCCACTCGCCGAGGGTGTCGTAGTACGAGTCGGGGGTGTCCAGGAACTCCACGCCGGCCGCGCGCATCGAGCGCACCGTGGCGACGATGTCGTTGGTGGCGAGCGCGATGTGCTGGACGCCGGCGCCGCCGTAGAACTCCAGGTACTCGTCGATCTGCGACTTCTTCTTCGCGATCGCGGGCTCGTTGATCGGGAACTTGACCTTGCGGGTGCCGTCCGCGACGACCTTGGACATCAGCGCGGAGTACTCGGTGGCGATGTCGTCACCGACGAACTCCTTCATGTTCGTGAAGCCCATGACCTTGTTGTAGAAGGCCACCCACTCGTTCATCTTCCCGAGTTCGACGTTGCCGACGCAGTGGTCGATGGCCTGGAAGAACCGTTTCGCCGGGGGCTCGACGATCGGGTCGGCCGCGACGAAGCCCGGCAGGTACGGGCCGTCGTAACCGGACCGCTCGACCAGGGTGTGCCGGGTCTTGCCGTACGTCGCGATGACCGCGCGCACGACCGTACCGTGCTCGTCCTTGGTCTCGTACGGCTCCTCGATGCCGCGCGCACCGTGCTCGACGGCGTAGGCGTACGCGGCGCGGGCGTCCGGCACCTCGATGGCCAGGTCGATCACGCCGTCACCGTGCGCGGCGACGTGATCGGCGAGGAAGCGTCCCCAGTCCGTCGAGGGCTTGATGACGGAGGTGAAGACGAAGCGGGCGCCGCCGGACTCCAGGACGTAGGAGGCGGTCTCGCGGCTGCCGTTCTCCGGACCCGAATAGGCGACCCGCTTCATGCCGAAGGCGGTGGCGTAGTAGTGCGCGGCCTGCTTGGCGTTGCCGACGGCGAAGACGACGGCGTCCATCCCCTTCACCGGGAAGGGGTCCGCCTGCGCTGCCGTACCAGGTGAATGATCGATGGTCTCAGTCATGGCGGCAGGCTCTCTCTGATCCACAAGGTGCGCAATAGTTTGCGTTTCGACTGGACAACATGGCCACCGACTCGCGGGTATCGTCGGGCGATCTGTACATCATGACCACCGTCAGACCCATGGAGAGGCGGCATATGGCGATCGACCGACTGGACGGGCGGCTCATCGAACTGCTCGCGGCGGAGCCGCGGATCGGCGTACTGGAGGCGTCCCGTCGGCTGGGGGTGGCGCGCGGCACGGTGCAGGCCCGGCTGGACCGCCTTCAGTCGAATGGAGTGATCCGGGGATTCGGCCCCGACGTGGACCCGGCGGCGTTGGGCTATCCGGTGACCGCTTTCGCCACACTGGAGATCAAACAGGGTCAGGGCGCCGACGTTCGTAATCATTTGGCAACCGTCCCTGAGGTCCTTGAGCTGCATACAACGACGGGACATGGGGACATGCTCTGCAGATTGGTTGCACGTTCCAACGCCGATCTGCAACGTGTCATCGACCGGGTTGTCGGCTTTGATGGCATCATGCG includes these proteins:
- a CDS encoding ribosomal protein L7/L12, whose product is MDDALTWVALILAIVLLLNSLSDTRTRRLERRLRETERRLDLLLAHHGIADDRPELAEVDDLLRRDRKIEAIKRYRQLTGAGLAEAKEAVEARIR
- a CDS encoding FAD-binding oxidoreductase; the encoded protein is MDLIAQLRAGLPQEAVLTDPDVTGSYANDMASFCEAGTPAVVVLPRTVEQVQHVMRTATALRVPVVPQGSRTGLSGAANASDGCIVLSLTKMDRILEINPVDRIAVVEPGVINATLSRAVSEHGLYYPPDPSSWEMCSIGGNIGTASGGLCCVKYGVTAEYVLGLDVVLADGRLLQTGRRTAKGVAGYDLTRLFVGSEGSLGVVVRAVLALKPEPPQQLALAAEFPSTDAACAAVCEIMARGHAPSLLELMDRTSIRAVNAMAKMGLPDSTEALLLAAFDTPDPTADLAAVGALCEAAGATQVVPAETAAESDMLLQARRLTLTALEAVKTATMIDDVCVPRSKLADLLNGCAAIAEKYDLTIGVCAHAGDGNTHPTVCFDAADPDESRRARESFDEIMGLGLELGGTITGEHGVGILKKEWLARELGPVSLELHRGIKQVFDPHGLLNPGKVF
- the hppD gene encoding 4-hydroxyphenylpyruvate dioxygenase, which codes for MTETIDHSPGTAAQADPFPVKGMDAVVFAVGNAKQAAHYYATAFGMKRVAYSGPENGSRETASYVLESGGARFVFTSVIKPSTDWGRFLADHVAAHGDGVIDLAIEVPDARAAYAYAVEHGARGIEEPYETKDEHGTVVRAVIATYGKTRHTLVERSGYDGPYLPGFVAADPIVEPPAKRFFQAIDHCVGNVELGKMNEWVAFYNKVMGFTNMKEFVGDDIATEYSALMSKVVADGTRKVKFPINEPAIAKKKSQIDEYLEFYGGAGVQHIALATNDIVATVRSMRAAGVEFLDTPDSYYDTLGEWAGETRVPVETLRELKILVDRDEDGYLLQIFTKPVQDRPTVFFEMIERHGSMGFGKGNFKALFEAIEREQAKRGNL
- a CDS encoding Lrp/AsnC family transcriptional regulator, with amino-acid sequence MAIDRLDGRLIELLAAEPRIGVLEASRRLGVARGTVQARLDRLQSNGVIRGFGPDVDPAALGYPVTAFATLEIKQGQGADVRNHLATVPEVLELHTTTGHGDMLCRLVARSNADLQRVIDRVVGFDGIMRASTAIVMENPVRLRIIPLVQQASGD